The DNA region GTGAACAAGTCCAGGTGCAGGGTCGCAGCCTGGCAACTCGGCGGGATGTTTAAACCTGGCAAGGGTCCCCGCTGTCTTGGGTGCCGGAATGAAAGGGCTTATTGGAAAGGTGCGACTGCACCGGGGTGCCGAAGTTCGGGGTGGGGGAGAGGCGGGCCCTCCCCCGGGGTCACCATAGTGGGCTCAGGCTTACGCCTGGGCGCCGCTGCTCAGGGTCAGCGGAATGCTGGGGCCCATGGTGGTGGTCAGGTACGCGCTGCGCAGGAAGGTGCCCTTGGCGCTGCCGGGTTTGGCGGCTTCCAGGGCGCTCAGCAGCGCACCGAAGTTCGCGCTGAGGTTGCCTGCGTCGAAGCTGGCCTTGCCGATGGGGGCGTGCACGACGCCGGTCTTGTCGTTGCGGAACTCGATCCGGCCGGCCTTGAGGCCCTTGACCATGCCGCTCACGTCGGGACCCACGGTGCCGCTCTTGGGGTTGGGCAGCAGGCCGCGCGGCCCGAGCAGACGGGCGAGCTTCTGGCCGATCTGGGCCATCATGTCAGGGGTCGCCACGACGGCGTCGAAGTCCATGAACCCGCCGGCGATGCGCTCGATCAGGTCCTCGCTGCCGACCACGTCGGCGCCAGCGGCCTCGGCGGCCTGCACGTTCTCACCCTTGGTGATCACGGCGACGCGCACGGTGCGGCCGGTGCCGTGGGGCAGCGCGACGGTGCCGCGCACGTTCTGGTCGCTCTTGCGGGGATCGATGCCGAGGCGGAAGTGCACTTCGACGGTCTCGTCGAACTTCGCCGTGGCGATCTCCTTGACCAGCGCAGCGGCTTCGTCAATGGTGTACTGCTTGTCGCGGTCGACCTTGCCCACCAGGGCCTTGTAACGCTTGCCGTGCTTAGGCATTCGGGGCCCCCTCGATGGTCACGCCCATGCTGCGGGCGGTGCCGGCGACCGTGTTCGCGGCGGCTTCAACGCTGCCGGCGTTCAGGTCGGGCATCTTGGTCTTGGCGATTTCCAGAACCTGGTCCCAGTTGAGCTTGCCGACCTTGGCCTTGTTGGGGGTCGCGCTGCCCTTCTGCAGGCCGGCGGCCTTGCGGATCAGGTAGCTCATGGGGGGGGTTTTGGTGATGAACGTGAAGCTGCGGTCCGCGAAGATGGTGATTTCCACCGGGATGATCGCGTCGCCCTTGTCGGCGGTCTGGGCGTTGAACGCCTTGGTGAACTCCATGATGTTCGCGCCGTACTGACCGAGGGCGGGACCGACGGGGGGGGCCGGCGTGGCCTTCCCTGCCGGGAGTTGCAGCTTGACAATTCCCATGACTTTCTTCATGCGTGTGCCTCCTTAGCTCCCCCAGCCGGTCAATCTCAGGTGGTCTGGGGTGCTGGCGCTAAGTTCCGTCGTTGTCCCGGGTCGGCCCCGGGGTGACAGCAACTTTTCTACTTTACTTCACCCGCCCCCTCCTGCCAAGAGGAGGGGGAAAGGCTTACTTGCTGACCTGCGAGAAGTCCAGTTCCACCGGCGTTTCACGGCCGAAGATGCTGACCAGCACCTTGACCTTCGCCTGCGGAATGTTCACCTCGCTGACCACGCCGCTGAAGTCCGCGAAGGGCCCGCTGGTCACGCGGACCATGTCGCCGGCCTTCAGGTCGATCTTCACGCGCGGCGCGCTGACCTCTTCCTGCACGGGCTGGCGGGCCACGCCCACCGACGCGAGCAGGCGCTCCACTTCCTCCGGGGAGAGGGGCACGGGACGCGTGGCGGTGCCGACGAAGCCGGTCACGCCGCTGGTGCCGCGCACCACTTCCCACGACTCGCCCAGTTCACCGGGCGCGTCGTCGTCTTCGACGTCCATCTGCACGAAGACGTACCCGGGGAAGAGCAGGCGCTCGACCTCTTCCTTCTTGCCGCCCTCGCGCAGCTCGACAGCTTTTTCCTTGGGCTGAAGCACCTGGAAGATCTTGGTGCCGCGCATGCCGAGCTTGGTGGCGCGTTCCATCAGGTGCTGCTGCACGCGGTCTTCCTGACCCACGTAGGTGTGCACGGCGTACCACTCGATGCTCACGAGAGCACCGCCTTGATCGCCGAGCCGAACAGGAAGTCAAGCGCGAAGATGATCAGGGTCAGGCCGATCACGAAGATCAGCACAGCCTGCGTGCCTTCGATGACCTGCTGCCGCGTGGGCCACGAAACGCGGGAGAGTTCCGCACGGGAGTCCCGCAAGTACTGCGTTAAGTTCATGTGGTCACCTTCGAAGAGAGGCGAGGGCCGATGTTACCGCCAGTCGCAGCCGCCCGGAACCCGGGGGCCGCGGGCGGAATCAGACCTTCTTCTCCTTGAAGACCACGTGCTTTTTCGCCACGGGGTCGTACTTGCGCAGTTCCATCTTGGCCTGCGTGTTGCGGCGGTTCTTGGTGGTCGTGTAGTAGAAGCCGGTGCCGGCGCTGCTTTCCATTTTCACGATGATGCGGGGGCCGTCTTTCGCCATGATCGGTGCTCCTTTACGCAGGGTGCCTGCCCCCTGGGGGCGTGCCGCGCCTGCTCCCAGCGCCCACTTCCGGTGCTTCAGTGGGTTGAAGAACGCTGGTAAAAGCCCGCCGTCTGGCGGGCAACATTCGAAGTATACGGGCCCAGGCCCCAGGTGTCCACCACAGACAGGACTTCAGCCGGGATTCGCGCGCTTCCGCCGCCATTCCTCTCCCGATGCAGGCCGCGTTCAGCGGGGTTCACCACGTGAGGCCACTGGACTCCGCCCAGCCAGATCACAGAACGGCTGGCTGGCCTGTGGCAGGGGAGACAGCCTCCGCCATCAACTGACTCTTTCCAATGAGAAAGGAGGCCTCACGGCCTCCTTTCTCGCTGAGAACGTCAGCGTTATTCGAGAACTTTGGCGACGACGCCGGCGCCGACGGTGCGGCCCCCTTCGCGGATGGCGAAGCGCAGGCCTTCTTCCATGGCGATCGGCTTGATCAGTTCCACCGTGAAGGTCACGTTGTCACCGGGCATCACCATTTCCACGCCTTCGGCCAGTTCCACGATCCCCGTCACGTCCGTCGTGCGGAAGTAGAACTGCGGGCGGTACCCACCGAAGAACGCGCTGTGACGGCCACCTTCGTCCTTGCTCAGGATGTACACGCTGGCTTCGAACTTGGTGTGCGGCTTGATGCTGCCGGGCTTGGCCAGCACCTGACCGCGCTCCACGTCGTCACGGGCCACGCCGCGCAGCAGCACGCCCACGTTGTCGCCGGCCATGCCGCTGTCCAGCAGTTTGCGGTGCATTTCCACGCCGGTCACGGTGGTCTTCTTGGTGTCGCGCAGGCCGATGATTTCCACTTCGTCCTGCACCTTGACGATCCCGCGCTCCACGCGGCCGGTCGCCACGGTGCCGCGGCCGGTGATGGTGAACACGTCTTCGACGGGCATCAGGAACTGCTTGTCGGTGTCGCGTTCGGGGGTGGGGATGTAGCTGTCGAGCGCGTCGAGCAGTTCCCAGATCTTGTCCACCCACTGGTTTTCGCCGCGGGCCATTTTGGGGTTGGCCTGCAGGGCTTCGAGGGCCTGCAGGGCGCTGCCCTTGACGACCGGCAGGTCATCGCCGGGGAATTCGTACTTGCTGAGCAGTTCGCGCACTTCCATTTCGACGAGTTCGAGCAGTTCTTCGTCGTCGACCATGTCCACTTTGTTCATGAACACGATGATGTAGGGCACGCCCACCTGGCGGGCGAGCAGGATGTGCTCGCGGGTCTGGGGCATGGGGCCGTCGGCGCTGGACACCACCAGGATCGCGCCGTCCATCTGCGCGGCGCCGGTGATCATGTTCTTGACGTAGTCGGCGTGGCCGGGGCAGTCCACGTGGCTGTAGTGGCGCGCGGGGGTCTGGTATTCGACGTGCGCGGTGTTGATGGTGATGCCGCGGGCTTTTTCTTCGGGCGCCTTGTCGATCTGGTCGTAGGCCAGCGTTTCGATGGTGGGGTCGGCGGCGGCGGCCGTGAAGGTGATCGCGGCGGTCAGCGTGGTCTTCCCGTGGTCGACGTGTCCGATGGTCCCCACGTTCACGTGCGGCTTCGTGCGCTCAAACGTTCCTTTAGCCATGATGCTTTCCTCCTGAGTGTGGAACTGCCTGGGCCTCGTGGCCTGTTCAGGCAAGCCTTGCCAGTTTACTCGCCTGCGCCGCGTACGGCTAGAGCTGCCGCGCTGTGCAGGCAGGCGTGGGCCACTCACGTGGCCTTGAGAGAACCCGCAGCCTGCACGGGGCGGGCTGCGGGTTTCGGTGTGGAGCTTCTGGTCGGGATTGAACCGACGACCTCTCCCTTACCAAGGGAGTGCTCTACCACTGAGCTACAGAAGCGACTTGGAGCGGGAAACGAGACTTGAACTCGCGACATTCAGCTTGGGAAGCTGACGCTCTACCAACTGAGCTATTCCCGCGTGAATCGTGGTGGGCAGGGGCGGATTCGAACCGCCGTACTCTTACGAGAACAGATTTACAGTCTGTCGCCTTTAACCACTCGGCCACCTACCCAGTTGTCACATTCCGCAAAGAACATGTGGAGCCACCCAGGAGAATCGAACTCCCAACCTTCCGATTACAAGTCGGGTGCTCTACCAGTTGAGCTAGGGTGGCACCGATCTGAGGCGGAAACTAAGGCTGGGGTCGCCTCTTAAGCGTCGGAAGTTTCGCGCTCTCGCGGTCACTTCCGGCTGCGAATAGTAGCACCCACCCCCAAGGGTGTCAAACGCCCCACCTTGCCCGCGCCTTCACCCCCTCCAATGGGCTCCGGAGTGCGCCATTTAGCGCATGGGCCCCCTGAGCAAAGCGGCGTATGCTGACCCCACTCGCGGCCCGCCCCTGCCTTCCTCCCCATTCGCCCGGGGTGGGCCGCCGCCTGCCCGCCCTTCCTGCGCCTTTCCTCACGTCCTCTCCCGCCGCTTTTCCTGACCGGTTTCCGCCCTGCATTCCCGGCCCGTTGGACCGCCCACGAGGTTTTCCTTGGACAGTTTCCGCACGCTTCTCCCGTACCTCAGGCTGCACCTGAGGCAGTACGTGATCGGCATCGTCGCCGTGATTATCGCCAACGCCGCCAACCTGCTCCCGGCGTACTTCATCCGCAAGACCATCGACGGCCTCACCGGCCAGACCGACGCCCGGGCGGCCACGGCCGGCATCACGCTGGACCAGGCCCTGCTGTACGCGGGCGGCACCGTGCTGGCCGCCCTGGTCGCCGGGGGTTTCATGCTGCTGATGCGCCGGCAGATCGTCGTGGCGTCCCGGCAGATGGAGTACGAGATCCGGCGCGACATCTTTGCCCACCTGCAGACGCTGGACAAGAACTACTACGACCGCGCCCGCACCGGCGACCTGATGAACCGCCTGACCGGCGACCTGGGCGCCGTGCGCGAGATGATGGGCTTCGGCGGCTGGCAGGTCGTGAACATCGTCGCGTCGTTCAGCACGGCGCTGACCGTCATGTTCAGCCTCAGCTGGAAACTCACATTGATCGTGCTGCTGCTCATCCCGGTGATCGTGGGCATCCTGGGCTACATGGCGCGGCTCATCAACGCCCGCCACAAGGCCGCGCAGGAGCAGAACAGCCTGATCGCCGCCAAAGCCCAGGAGAACTTCAGCGGCGCGCGCGTCGTGAAGGGCTACGCCATCGAGGACCGCGAGATCGCCGACTACCGCGCCATGAACCTCGAGCTGCTGCGGCGCAACATCGCCCTGACCAAGGTGGACGGCCCGCTGCGGTCCTTCACCACCCTGCTGATCGGCGTGGCCTTCGCGGTGGTGCTGTGGACCGGCGGGCGCATGGTGCTGGGCGGCGACCGGACCTTCACGATCGGGATGCTGGTGCAGTTCCTGCTGATGCTCGGGCGCCTCGCCTGGCCGATGATGATGGTCGGCTGGATCACCGGCGTGGTGCAGCGCGGCCTGGCGTCCTGGGTGCGCCTGCGCGAGATGCTCGACGCCCGCCCGCACGTGTACGACGACCCCGGCCGCACCGACCCCACCATCAAGACCCTGCGCGGCGACATCACCTTCCAGAACGTGACCCTCCAGTACGGCCGCACGCCGGTGCTGCAGGACATCAACCTGCACGTGCCGGCCGGCACGTTCCTGGGCCTGACCGGCCCCACCGGCAGCGGCAAGACGGTCCTCACGCAGCTGATCACCCGCAGCATGGACCCCAGCAGCGGCGTGGTGAAGCTCGACGGGCACGACATCCGCTTCATTCCCCTGCAGGTGCTGCGCGAGCACATCAGCGTGGTGCCGCAGGAGCCCTTCCTGTTCAGTGACACCATCGCCAACAACATCGGCTTCGGGCTGAACAACGCCGGCCTGCCGCCTGTGCCCACCGGCGTGAGCGTCGTCGGGCTGCCCATGCCGCCCGAGATACCGCAGCAGCCCGACCCGGCCCGCGTGCAGCGCGCCGCCGCCCTGGCCGGGCTCGCCAGCGACATCAACGACTTCCCGAAAGGCTACGACACCATGCTCGGCGAGCGCGGCGTGACCCTCAGCGGCGGGCAGCGCCAGCGCACCGCCATCGCCCGCGCGATCGTCCGCGACCCCGCCATCCTGATCATGGACGACAGCCTCAGCGCCGTGGACACCGAGACCGAACGCAAGATCATCGACGGCGTGCGCGAGGTCGCGCAGGGCCGCACCGTGATTCTCGTGGCGCACCGCGTCAGCACCCTGCGGCACGCCGACCACATCGTCGTGCTGGAGGACGGCCGCATCACCGAGCAGGGCAGCCACGACGACCTGCTCGCCCTGGGCCGCCACTACGCCGAACTTGAACGCCTGCAGCGCCTCGCCAGTGACCTCGACAACGACGACGGTGACGTGCAGCCCGGCCGCAGCCCCGCCGAGAACGAGACCGTGCGCGCCGCCGCCACCATCGCCACCGCGCAGGCCGGCCGCGACCTGCCCGAACCGGCCCGGCCCGGCGTGGTCCAGGCCGACCTTCTCCCGGAACCCGAGCAGGTGACGAAATGACCCAACCCGACGACGCGCTCAACAAGGGCTTCGACCT from Deinococcus ficus includes:
- the tuf gene encoding elongation factor Tu, yielding MAKGTFERTKPHVNVGTIGHVDHGKTTLTAAITFTAAAADPTIETLAYDQIDKAPEEKARGITINTAHVEYQTPARHYSHVDCPGHADYVKNMITGAAQMDGAILVVSSADGPMPQTREHILLARQVGVPYIIVFMNKVDMVDDEELLELVEMEVRELLSKYEFPGDDLPVVKGSALQALEALQANPKMARGENQWVDKIWELLDALDSYIPTPERDTDKQFLMPVEDVFTITGRGTVATGRVERGIVKVQDEVEIIGLRDTKKTTVTGVEMHRKLLDSGMAGDNVGVLLRGVARDDVERGQVLAKPGSIKPHTKFEASVYILSKDEGGRHSAFFGGYRPQFYFRTTDVTGIVELAEGVEMVMPGDNVTFTVELIKPIAMEEGLRFAIREGGRTVGAGVVAKVLE
- the rplA gene encoding 50S ribosomal protein L1, encoding MPKHGKRYKALVGKVDRDKQYTIDEAAALVKEIATAKFDETVEVHFRLGIDPRKSDQNVRGTVALPHGTGRTVRVAVITKGENVQAAEAAGADVVGSEDLIERIAGGFMDFDAVVATPDMMAQIGQKLARLLGPRGLLPNPKSGTVGPDVSGMVKGLKAGRIEFRNDKTGVVHAPIGKASFDAGNLSANFGALLSALEAAKPGSAKGTFLRSAYLTTTMGPSIPLTLSSGAQA
- the rpmG gene encoding 50S ribosomal protein L33 is translated as MAKDGPRIIVKMESSAGTGFYYTTTKNRRNTQAKMELRKYDPVAKKHVVFKEKKV
- the nusG gene encoding transcription termination/antitermination protein NusG gives rise to the protein MSIEWYAVHTYVGQEDRVQQHLMERATKLGMRGTKIFQVLQPKEKAVELREGGKKEEVERLLFPGYVFVQMDVEDDDAPGELGESWEVVRGTSGVTGFVGTATRPVPLSPEEVERLLASVGVARQPVQEEVSAPRVKIDLKAGDMVRVTSGPFADFSGVVSEVNIPQAKVKVLVSIFGRETPVELDFSQVSK
- the secE gene encoding preprotein translocase subunit SecE encodes the protein MNLTQYLRDSRAELSRVSWPTRQQVIEGTQAVLIFVIGLTLIIFALDFLFGSAIKAVLS
- a CDS encoding ABC transporter ATP-binding protein; translated protein: MDSFRTLLPYLRLHLRQYVIGIVAVIIANAANLLPAYFIRKTIDGLTGQTDARAATAGITLDQALLYAGGTVLAALVAGGFMLLMRRQIVVASRQMEYEIRRDIFAHLQTLDKNYYDRARTGDLMNRLTGDLGAVREMMGFGGWQVVNIVASFSTALTVMFSLSWKLTLIVLLLIPVIVGILGYMARLINARHKAAQEQNSLIAAKAQENFSGARVVKGYAIEDREIADYRAMNLELLRRNIALTKVDGPLRSFTTLLIGVAFAVVLWTGGRMVLGGDRTFTIGMLVQFLLMLGRLAWPMMMVGWITGVVQRGLASWVRLREMLDARPHVYDDPGRTDPTIKTLRGDITFQNVTLQYGRTPVLQDINLHVPAGTFLGLTGPTGSGKTVLTQLITRSMDPSSGVVKLDGHDIRFIPLQVLREHISVVPQEPFLFSDTIANNIGFGLNNAGLPPVPTGVSVVGLPMPPEIPQQPDPARVQRAAALAGLASDINDFPKGYDTMLGERGVTLSGGQRQRTAIARAIVRDPAILIMDDSLSAVDTETERKIIDGVREVAQGRTVILVAHRVSTLRHADHIVVLEDGRITEQGSHDDLLALGRHYAELERLQRLASDLDNDDGDVQPGRSPAENETVRAAATIATAQAGRDLPEPARPGVVQADLLPEPEQVTK
- the rplK gene encoding 50S ribosomal protein L11 — translated: MKKVMGIVKLQLPAGKATPAPPVGPALGQYGANIMEFTKAFNAQTADKGDAIIPVEITIFADRSFTFITKTPPMSYLIRKAAGLQKGSATPNKAKVGKLNWDQVLEIAKTKMPDLNAGSVEAAANTVAGTARSMGVTIEGAPNA